A window of the Tachyglossus aculeatus isolate mTacAcu1 chromosome 2, mTacAcu1.pri, whole genome shotgun sequence genome harbors these coding sequences:
- the LOC119943274 gene encoding putative olfactory receptor 56B2: MFVSIRATNGSSPQVTEFILMGFPGIHRWQHWLSLPLALLYLSALVANVMILLTIWKETVLHQPMFYFLAVLALVDMGLSSTIMPRILAMLWFNARTISLPECFFQIYAIHIFVGLESGIFLCMAIDRYMAICHPLRYPSVITEGFVLKATLFMVFRNGLLVVPVPVLASKRIYCSRNEIDHCLCSNLGVTSLSCDDRKANSIFQLSVSWILMGSDVGLIILSYALILRVVLKLHSAEAASKALSTCSSHIILILFFYTVIVVMSITHSAKEKVPLIPVLLNVLHNLIPPALNPIVYALRTQEINVGILKLIRMAGKRNAEIQGCETHKVKVPETFPAQKVISNSSELKQMSGRVLWIYMFNHKEAEPKNENVWEAFKTF, from the exons ATGTTTGTGTCAATCAGGGCCACCAATGGCTCTAGCCCCCAGGTCACCGAGTTCATCTTAATGGGTTTCCCGGGTATTCACAGATGGCAGCactggctctccctccccttggccCTGCTCTACCTCTCAGCCCTTGTGGCCAATGTCATGATCCTGCTCACCATCTGGAAAGAAACAGTTCTGCACCAGCCTATGTTCTATTTTCTGGCTGTCCTGGCCCTGGTGGACATGGGTCTGAGCTCTACCATCATGCCCAGGATCCTGGCCATGCTCTGGTTCAATGCCCGCACCATCAGCCTCCCAGAATGCTTCTTTCAGATTTATGCTATTCACATCTTTGTGGGGCTGGAGTCGGGCATCTTTCTTTGCATGGCAATTGACAGGTACATGgccatctgtcaccccctccgCTATCCCTCTGTCATCACAGAAGGCTTTGTCCTCAAGGCCACCCTGTTCATGGTGTTCAGAAATGGTCTCCTAGTTGTCCCAGTGCCTGTCTTGGCCTCAAAGCGGATTTACTGCTCCAGAAATGAGATTGACCACTGTCTGTGCTCCAACCTGGGTGTCACCAGCCTGTCATGTGATGACAGGAAGGCCAACAGCATTTTCCAGCTCTCTGTGTCTTGGATCCTGATGGGCAGTGACGTGGGTCTCATCATTCTCTCCTATGCCCTGATCCTGCGGGTGGTGCTGAAGTTGCACTCGGCTGAAGCTGCCTCCAAAGCCCTGAGCACCTGCAGTTCTcatatcatcctcatcctcttcttctatACAGTGATCGTGGTCATGTCTATTACCCATAGTGCAAAGGAGAAGGTGCCCCTCATTCCTGTCCTTCTCAATGTCCTGCACAatctcatccccccagccctcaaCCCTATAGTGTATGCCCTGAGGACCCAAGAGATCAACGTGGGTATCCTGAAGCTGATCAGGATGGCCGGCAAGAGAAA TGCTGAGATTCAGGGCTGCGAAACCCATAAGGTAAAGGTTCCGGAAACCTTTCCAGCCCAGAAAGTCATCTCCAATTCTTCAGAGTTGAAACAGATGTCAGG